In Diabrotica undecimpunctata isolate CICGRU chromosome 4, icDiaUnde3, whole genome shotgun sequence, a single genomic region encodes these proteins:
- the LOC140438939 gene encoding uncharacterized protein: MHYDDNIDNAIGKPKIIIDYNNTKKGVDVVDKLCAAYNCARATRRWPMVIFYSYLNVAGINSYIKYKSNTDTCIPRRKFLEDLGFQLIDEHIRRQALEPNSRDNSYEVSGKLWDADKKSTYPE; the protein is encoded by the coding sequence ATGCATTACGACGATAACATTGATAATGCAATAGGTAAACCAAAAATAATCATAGAttataataatactaaaaaaGGCGTGGATGTCGTGGACAAACTCTGCGCGGCATACAATTGCGCTAGAGCAACCCGTCGCTGGCCAATGGTCATTTTTTACAGTTATTTGAATGTCGCTGGCATAAATTCCTACATTAAATACAAATCGAACACAGACACATGCATTCCTAGACGAAAATTTTTGGAAGACTTAGGTTTTCAACTTATTGACGAACATATCCGCAGACAAGCCCTAGAACCAAATTCGAGGGACAATTCGTATGAGGTTAGTGGAAAGTTGTGGGATGCAGACAAGAAATCAACCTATCCAGAATAA